The window TCAACCCAAAAGGGCTAACCGAAACTTCGGTTAACCAACTAGTTCCGTTCGGTTTGCAGTTTACACCGAAAAGCATTGCTTTAAGCAATTTGTGCTCACCGCGGCTGCTGCAACCTCTTATATAGCCAAAGCTCTGTGCCCCATTCGCTTCGtcaagtgaggtgggactaaacaaacGTCATGTCCAGACTTGTCTGGCCGCACACTCGCACACGGGCTGATTTCCATGCATGTGGTCTCTCTCTTTGCTGGTTTGTCACGGGCTGGGTTGTCAAGCTCTATTTAGTAGAACGTCCAGGCCTACTTAGCGTAGAGTTTTCTCGAAACAAAACAAATACTTTAGCGTAGAGTTTTCTGGAATTCACTGATAGTACATCTAGAACTTTGGCCACTCAGAGTTTCGGACCTCCTCTGATTTCCTAGAGTCTAGAGAGCTCTTGGACTCATTCGAAATTCACCGGAGGCTTCTGATTCTGGTTCTGGGCTAACACATGGCTAAAATAGAGTCAATAAATAAGACTTTTGAAGTTCTGGGATAAcacattacctctagggcatatttccaacaccgagcGACCTTTTGCTCCTCTTGGCCCTTGGTGGCGTCGCATCTTTCCTTTGGAAACTGTCTTTTCCTATGTTTCACCGCTTGTTCATAGGAGTGCCAACACAAAAGTCAGCATGAGGGCAGATGAAAACATGTGCGCTGGGAATGACAATAGATGGTTAATAAGCAATGTCAATACTCAATACAATACTAAATAATGTCAATACTTAATACAATACTCGGCTGAAAGGCGGGGCAGAATCATCTAGGAGTACATTATTTTGTGCCAAAAAAGAATTCCAGTATATTAGGTACATAAAAATGTACCGTCATTTCGTTCCTCTTATGCATTTTCCCTTTGAAAACGCTTTGACCGTCATTTTAAAAACTTCATAACAAATTCATATTAACTTaggaaaatgcaaaaaaaaaacaaatcaaaatattcagaaaaacatcacctatatgtgcatgtcgtTTGTCTTCATGACAAAAGTATTGTTCATACATTTTTATATTTAATATCATGAGTAATATTAATAACCTCATGTGGTTTAATACATTTTCTGAGTTAATATGAATATTGAATACAATACTCCGCTGAAAGGCGGGGAAGAATCATCTAGTAGTACATTGTTTCGTTCCAAAACAGAATTTCAGTATATTAGGTACATAAAAATGTGATGCTATTCGGTAGTCCATGATAGGTTAGCCCATCTATCTCATGCAGTTTGGCAGATCCGAAGGTGGTGGTGGGAGAATGGTTTCGAGCGTGGGCCCGTTGTCCACCTCAAACACCGCCGCCATGCCCATGGCCATGTGGAACTCGAAGTGGCAGTGCAGGAACCACGCCCCGGGGTTGTCGGCGACGAAGCGGATGGCGGCCCACCCGAGCCTCGGCACCTGCACGGTGTTCTTCATGGGCGGGTCCACCAGGTTGTAGCTCTTGACGTCCCTGGCGGCGTCGTAGTTGCCGTGTCCCTGCGCGAGCACGAAGAAGTCGTGGCCGTGGAGGTGCATAGGGTTTGAGTCACTCTGCATGGTGGCCGTGCTCTGAAACACCACCTCCACCGTCGCGTTGTACGCGAACCGCCTTGTCATAGTGGCCTTCCGCGTGGGCTCGAGCTCCTCCATCTTGCCGTCGGGCACGACCGGTATCAGTGCCGTGTCGGTGAAGTTGAACGCCCTCGGTGGCCTGCTGGGCAGGTCCTGCACCGCCACGCCGTTGTTGTTCAACTTGCCGCCATAGTACCGCGCTTGGAGCACCGCCATCGTCTCCGGGAGGTGGAAAGACACGTTGTTGATGTAGGCCACCTCGAAGGACTCCGGGTTTCCTCCTCGCTTGCAGGACGTTTTGTTGTTCGTGCACATGGAGCCCTTGCCCAGGGTGAGGAACAGACGCTCGTCCACACGATCCCGGACCTGAGGCAGCAGCGGGTTACCACCAGGCTGCATGCCGGTGAGGTTGCCATGGAAGTAGAAGGTCGTGATCGTGTCGTGCTGGTCAGGCATCACAGGCATGAGAGGCGATTTCTCTGTGCAGTTTTGCGCGTCGCTGGGGATGTTCTTGTACTGCACCACCCCTCTGGAGACGAATACCGGGATCTGCGGGTCAGGCACCGGAGGCTGGTTGGCCAGGGCAGCCATGTAGTACCTGCAGGGCGGGGCGTCGGCGACCATGAGCACGTCGATGGTCTCGCCCGCCGCGACTGCGACGACGTCTGTCGTGAATGGCTTCAGATAGTTGGCGTCGGCGCCAACCACCGTGAGCTTGTGCCCGgccaccttgaagtagtactcggAGAAGAGCGCCGCGTTCACCAGCCGCAGCATGTACGTCTTGCCGGGTTCCACGTCGAGCACGAAGTTGTCTTCCGCCACCCCTACAAACAGAGCATATATACACAGGGTCAGCAACTCAATACATTCTTCATGTGTTCACACGACAATCAGAGGAATGTCAAACCGTTTACCGGTGCAGTTGTGGAGGTCTCCGAGCTTCCCGTTGATGGTGGCGGCGGCAGGGTTATCGTCGAACGAGCCCCCGATGGAGAAGTTCTTGTCCACCTTGACGAGGTCCCTCTGCCACCACTCACCGATGATGACCGGGACCTCCACGTCGGGCTTGGGAAACGGGTAGGTGCCGGACCTGGGGCGGATGACGATGATGCCGTGCAGGGTGGCCCGGAGCGCGGAGACATGGGAGTGCCACCACAGGGTGCCCTCCTGCCCGGTGACGTCGAACCGGTAGGTGAAGGTCGTGTTGGGCTGGATCGGGCACTGCGTTATCATCCCGGCGCCGTCCGCCCAGCATGTCAGCCGCTGCTTCACGCCGTGCCTGCAGTTGGCCAGTTGCATGCACGCGTTAGAGGACCGACGaagatcaaggaagaagaataataagaagaagaaagtTCATGCATGCTTGCATGGTACGCACGTATACGTACCAGTGGACTGTGATTCCGTAGGGTGACTGGTTGACGAGGTGGACGACGACGGTGTCCCCTTCCATGGCCTCCAACGCCGGGCCGGGGAACTGCCCGTTCACCACCGTCACCAGCGTGTCGTTGCACAGATGCCGCATGCGCACCTGGTTCACAACGAACGTGTGCTCGACAACAGCCGCATCGCCACCAGCAGCCGCCGAGAGgaggacggcgaagaagaagacgacgAGGCCTGCTGCCATGGGGAGCATGACCTTACACATGTTGCCTTCTTGCTGCCGGTTGCTCCACCACCTTCTCGAGCTATCAAGATTAATTGTTGTTGTTGCTTAGTGCTTATTGCAGTAACCCTACCCCAAGGTCAGTATATATATATAGAGTTTTGCTACAGTTACGGACTCAATTCTATGGACTACAACCTACAGGCTGATGTGTGTACGGCCGATTGAATATCAGGGGAGCCCGCAGTTGAAGTCAGAGGGACGGGGGAGATTAATGTGGCGACACGTAGTCCCGTACGCCTTTTTCGTGACTATTTGCCCGTAAGTCTAGGATTTTTATATATATACAACACCAGGCACTGGCAGGTAGACTCTAGATGGCTCGTGCATGCGCTATTACAGTCAAAGACAGGGGTCCAGTCAGATGTCAAACTAGATACGGTCAGAAGCAGATTCCTCTGTTGGTTTGACAACACCACACGCATGGCATGATGATGACACATGCATACATATCATCTAGTTGGAATACATGGGATGATGACGCATCACAGATTGACTCCAACATCGAGGTTGCACCATACATGGTGCATCAATGCCCAGTTCAAATCTTAATCAAACAGGTAGCTCTGACTTGGCTGTCCACCTAACTCAATTACTCAACGATGTGTACGCTATGCACACGCACACGTAGAGACTATAAGGTTGACCGCAGCAGCCGGCATAAAACAAACGTACCGAGTACACACTAGTACACATCACAAGTTCAAAACTCAATCCAAATACCTAGCTAGTAACACGTCCAAGAGATTACGTCCAAGTGTAAAAGCAGGCGACAAGTCAATTTACATTGTATATTGGTAGTTTACTATAGCTTCACGTGTGTGCTCTAACCGTGTATGTGTTGATCTATCACCAACAGAGGTGAACCGAAATTCAcccgaaaaaaataaaaataaataaatcgaAATTAAATGACAGCCGATCATAAGACTTAGTACATCACCTTTTTTTTTGCGTGCATGAGACTTCAGAAATTATCTTGCAGGTCTCTTAGTTTAGATTTTTACTACATGTGTTTACCACGACATCTACCACCAAGTCTTGTTTTGCTACGGTTGCATTTCTTTAATTTGATGCATTTTCACAACTTTTTGGTCATGGGAAACACGGCTCAGTTTAAGAACTTCCTATTTTATGCGGACTAAGTATATATCTTGCTACGGTACCATGTCATATTGTATTGGTCATAATTCCTACAAAAAATGTGAGTAAATTTCATCTTTTTTACTATCTAACCTGTGATCTTGTGAAAATGTTCACCTCATTTTTTCAAATCTTGCTGCATTTTACACCTtatcttttttcaaaaaaaaaacaggcCTTGATCACGTTTTATAGATAAAACAACCTTTACTCTATTTTATTATTACTTTTCCTTGCTCAGAAGGCAACTAATATATCAGCCTGAAGTGGTAGCTGACTAGGCGGATAATTCAGGCCTATAATGAGCACGGTGGTGCAACTAGATAAATTTTGAAGGATTTTGACACAATTTTATATGGCCATAATAAGTACGCGTCCAAATTGCATGTCCATTCAAGTGATATGTCTTCATAACAAGTGAATTGGGCTTCAATTTGGGAAAAATAGTTAATGTGGAAAAAGTTGTCACAACTAGAGGTAAATTGTGGCAAGATTTTAAATTGGGTAAACTGGTTGGAAAAAGAATTTAGTGGTTGTTTAGATATAGATAATAATCGGCTTACAAAAAACGGGTCTGAAGCAAAAAAATTAGCAAAACCGCCTTtactattttttctgttttttttgcaaGAAATTTTTGATctgttcatcttcaatcatgacagtacaaagAATACTGAAAAAATAAAAATTATATCCAAATTTGtggaccacctagcaacgactacaagcacaGATGCGAGCCGACGGCACGCCGCCGTCaacgcccctccctcgccggagccaggcgaaacttgttgtagtagacagacgggaagtcgtcgtgctaagtccCCATAGAACCAACACAGTAGGACAGCAACCGCCGCCAACAAAGAGTAgcatagatcagaaggatccaacctaaAAACACATAACGTAGACGAACACCGATCagatccaagcaaatccaccaaaAACAAATCCACCAAACGCCCACCGACGATGCTAAACACACCACTGAGACAGGGCCAAGTGGGGAGAACTTTATTTCATCTTAAGGGAGCCGCCGCCATCTCGCCTTTCTAAACAAGACACAAACACTAATAAGACTCGTTGAAACATCTAAGAACAGAGCCCTCCGGCCGGCAAGACCCAAGATTCACCACGCTGCCATGGCCCTAAGGCGACCGGAGACGAGGTGTAGCACCGACGGGAGGCATAGGAACACTGGACTATTTTTCTGGTAATAATCAGCTTACGGGAAACTTTGTTAGTAGACATCAGCATCTGGTAGTTGGAATAGATCGGATGATCACGCATTACAAATTGACTCAAACGTCGAGGTTCCACCATACATGCATGCATGGTGGATCAATAGTTGCCTAGTCCAAATCTGAATCAAATACAGCAGGTAGTTAATCAGTTGCTAGGTAGTTCTGACGTGGCTGTCTACCTAGTTAGCTGGATTTCTGTTATGTTGGTATCAGTTTACTCCAACAATTTGGATGCCAGAAACTCTCCGGAATCTCAGTGGTCAACTCAACGGTGTGTTatgcacacgcacacacagagACTATCGGTTGACGGGGAGCAGCAGCAGCCAGGCATAAACCAAACCTTAGTTACACACACAGGACGACCTCGATCCAGATACCCAGGTGCGGAGAAGAGATTACGTCCAAGGGTCCAAGCAGGCACCTAGTCAGTTTTACATGGTAACtagttatttttaattcttttggtGAGTAATCAACACGCACAAGGTTGCATCACACATGTGAAGCTTAAAAATAAACCCAGAATGGCAGCCGATCACAAGACCAAGTCCATCTTTTTCTGTTGCCTGAATGGGACTTCGGCGATTACCTTGCAGGTTTCTTAGTTTAGATTTTTACTACATGCGTTTACCACGACATCGACAGCCACCAAGTCTTGTTTCGCTACGGCTGCATTTCTTTGATGCATTTTGATAACTTTTTTTGGTCATGGTAAACACGGCTCGATTTAAAAAACTTCGTATTTTATGCAGACTAAGTATATATCTTGCCGGCATGACTGTGTCGTCTTGTATTATTATTTTCTTGCGGGTGGTGTCGTCTTGTATTGCTCAAACTTAATTCCTATCAAGTTCAATAGTAACTTTCATTTTTTTTCCATCTAAATTGTGACCTCGTGAAGATATTCACCTCATTTTGAAAATCTTGCTGCATTTTACGCCTTAATCTTTCAAAAAAAGGGCTTTCGTCACGCTGTGGAGATAAAGTAACATTTGCTCTATTTAATTATTACTTTTACCAACTGGAAAGCAGACTAATATGTCACCATGATGTGGTAGCTGACTATGCGGATAATTTAGGTTATTGAGCGGTATGGTGCAGCTAGCCAGGGCCCAGGATTGAATTTGGTGAATTTTGAATGCTTTTGACACAATTCTATATGTCCCTAAATGAGTAGGCGTCCAGTTGCATGTCCATTCTATTTGGCACCACCTACAACCCTACAACGGGAGGCCGCCTGCCCTTAAAGTCGCAGGCCCCAGGGCCGCTGCGCCGCCCGCAAGGACAAGATCCCCACCAAGAGGACAATAACGAGAAGCCTCCATCTTCCCCGATTGGCAGGATACTCGACCGGCGTTCTCCGGTTCCATGTCCCCTTTCACTTTCACTGTGATTTATTTCGGGTAAATCGGGATTACCCGAACCCGAGTTTTTGGGTATCTGAATCGTTATCTAAAAAAATATGGATACATTTCGGGCGTCATTTCTGGAAACTCGAATTACCCGACCTGGTAAACCCGAGCGTCACAACGACCTTTTCTTTTCCAAGAATACAAATTGCGTACCATAGCTTGTACAATAGAAAGAAACCTCACAATCGCAACTCGGctgagagcatctacagccggacttgacAAATCCGACCCTTCAAACACACGCGGACGCGCCCGGGCGCATCCACAGACACTGACCGGTCAAGCCTCAAATTACCCTTCTTACAACCAGACACCTCAATTAGCATATCTCAAATCGATACAAACCCATGCAACTACGTAAACGATGCTACATCGTCCGACTACTATACATGCCATCGGactaccaaaatttggcatgtttggctatggtggagaagaTTATCCACGGCTTCCCTTGCTCTTCCAGCGCCCTTGCCGTCCTTACCCGACAACTTTTGGTGCTTTGCACCCAACCGAAGCATAGGGCGCTGAGCAAAAGAAACAACACAAATGACTTATGACAATATAACATCTTATATATCATGAGTTATAATGTCTGGATGTTCATGAAACAATCTCTCTCATTCCCAGGTTACTACTATCAAATAATATTGGGTTTCATATGAATGCTAGTTAAAATTTTAGAAGGTAATAATAAAAGAAAAGATATTCTGTTTTGGGCCACATCATTCTGAAACAGGCCATGGAAAACAGAGAGGGGTTTCCTGCATGGGTGGGTGATACTCTTACATGAGTTGGTGCTACTGGTATTTGTCGCACCTTACGACCGTGTGACTATCTACTCATGGAAGTGCAACATCATTTCTAATATCACACTGCCAATTTAATTGGAGAAGAGGCAATTTGAATTGGCAAACATTTGATAGTTTACCTCCTTTTTTGGGCGGCCGACAAATGGAAGCATATGTTGTGTAGCAAGAGATACTGTAGTACCCTTAATGTTATCTCCATATTCTACACAAAGGAGAATCACTTTGGATAATATTTCAGTGATTTGGATACTACATAGCCGCTTCAACATTAAAGAATATAGAAGATAAAAGTATAGTTCCTAGGAATGGAAGAACACATGAATTATTACAAATAAATAAATGAAGCATCACATGAGTGTAGCCAGATGAGTATTTTCCAAATTTTATTAGAGCAATAAATTAGGGAGAACCTTTCAGCCATGTAATGTAAATATTATTTATGCATTTCAGAACTAAACTGAGCTGAAAGCTGACATTACAATTTAGATAACATACATTGTATGATAAAGGTTGGAAGATACAAAAGGACAACAAATTTAAACAGAGCCTTCGTTTCTATCATTTTCCACCTGGAGAAGACACAATTACACCCATTAGAACTAAAACCTTGCATGCCAGTTACTTGACACACAAAACCTTTAGAGTCATAGTACTTAACCATGATACCACAATGGTTGGAACGGCATCAACAGAAGCTTGGtattttttttttcagtttttgtgATTTTTGCTAGTGCACTCTTTGCCAATCTTTCTTTCTATTTTATCAGTTCACCACAATACTGATATAGTTTTTTCGGTTGTTCTAACTCACACAAAATTTAGCAGCTTGAATAGGTGAAGAATTCTTGTAAAAAAAGGCAACATACTTGCAT is drawn from Triticum dicoccoides isolate Atlit2015 ecotype Zavitan chromosome 6B, WEW_v2.0, whole genome shotgun sequence and contains these coding sequences:
- the LOC119326743 gene encoding putative laccase-19, whose protein sequence is MLPMAAGLVVFFFAVLLSAAAGGDAAVVEHTFVVNQVRMRHLCNDTLVTVVNGQFPGPALEAMEGDTVVVHLVNQSPYGITVHWHGVKQRLTCWADGAGMITQCPIQPNTTFTYRFDVTGQEGTLWWHSHVSALRATLHGIIVIRPRSGTYPFPKPDVEVPVIIGEWWQRDLVKVDKNFSIGGSFDDNPAAATINGKLGDLHNCTGVAEDNFVLDVEPGKTYMLRLVNAALFSEYYFKVAGHKLTVVGADANYLKPFTTDVVAVAAGETIDVLMVADAPPCRYYMAALANQPPVPDPQIPVFVSRGVVQYKNIPSDAQNCTEKSPLMPVMPDQHDTITTFYFHGNLTGMQPGGNPLLPQVRDRVDERLFLTLGKGSMCTNNKTSCKRGGNPESFEVAYINNVSFHLPETMAVLQARYYGGKLNNNGVAVQDLPSRPPRAFNFTDTALIPVVPDGKMEELEPTRKATMTRRFAYNATVEVVFQSTATMQSDSNPMHLHGHDFFVLAQGHGNYDAARDVKSYNLVDPPMKNTVQVPRLGWAAIRFVADNPGAWFLHCHFEFHMAMGMAAVFEVDNGPTLETILPPPPSDLPNCMR